In one window of Rhodanobacter sp. FDAARGOS 1247 DNA:
- a CDS encoding YidB family protein — protein MSFLDDLLGGQGQQQGGGAGSMISVAGDLLQRAGGVQGLISMLQQHGLGGAVQSWVGTGANQPVSGDQLGQALQNGGMGSLVQEAASKLGVDPGVVLSGLSHVLPHAVDHMTPDGQVPDAGQGSGFDLGMLEGLAGKLLGGLAQA, from the coding sequence ATGTCATTCCTCGACGATTTGCTTGGCGGTCAGGGACAGCAGCAGGGCGGCGGTGCCGGCTCGATGATCTCGGTGGCGGGTGATCTGCTGCAGCGCGCCGGCGGCGTGCAGGGCCTGATCAGCATGTTGCAGCAGCACGGGCTCGGCGGCGCGGTGCAGTCATGGGTGGGCACCGGCGCCAACCAGCCGGTCTCGGGGGATCAGCTCGGTCAGGCGCTGCAGAACGGTGGCATGGGTTCGCTGGTGCAGGAGGCTGCCAGCAAGCTCGGGGTCGATCCGGGCGTGGTACTCAGCGGGTTGTCGCACGTGCTGCCACACGCGGTCGATCACATGACGCCGGATGGCCAGGTGCCGGATGCGGGGCAGGGCAGCGGCTTCGATCTGGGCATGCTTGAAGGTCTGGCCGGCAAGCTGCTGGGCGGGCTGGCGCAGGCCTGA
- the ahpF gene encoding alkyl hydroperoxide reductase subunit F has translation MLDETLKTQLQAYLEKLVQPIELVAALDDSAKSQELDELLQQIAALSDKISLRRDDSEARKPSFAINRVGTDIGVRFAGLPMGHEFTSLVLALLQVGGHPSKAAADTIEQVRNLDGDFKFETYFSLSCQNCPDVVQALNLMSVLNPRIRHVAIDGALYQDEVEKRQVMSVPTVFLNGEVFDQGRMSLEQIVARLDTGSSAREAEKIKARDAFDVLVVGGGPAGAAAAIYAARKGIRTGVAAERFGGQVLDTMAIENFISVPYTEGPKLAAALEQHVHEYDVDVMNLQRAEKLVPASDATGGLVEIELANGATLKAKTVILSTGARWRQMGVPGEDEYRNKGVAYCPHCDGPLFKGKRVAVIGGGNSGVEAAIDLAGIVAHVTLIEFDGKLRADEVLQRKLRSLPNVDIIVSALSTEVLGDGQRVSALVYRDRASEQMHTLELEGIFVQIGLLPNTEWLKGTLELSPRGEIVIDERGQTSLPGVFAAGDATTVPYKQIVIAMGAGSTAALSAFDHLIRSPLVVTEDRKEAVAA, from the coding sequence ATGCTCGACGAAACCCTCAAGACCCAGTTGCAGGCCTATCTGGAAAAGCTGGTGCAGCCGATCGAGCTGGTCGCCGCGCTGGACGACAGCGCCAAGTCGCAGGAACTGGACGAACTGCTGCAGCAGATTGCCGCGCTATCGGACAAGATCAGCCTGCGCCGCGACGACAGCGAGGCGCGCAAGCCGTCGTTCGCGATCAACCGCGTCGGCACCGACATCGGCGTGCGTTTCGCCGGCCTGCCGATGGGTCATGAATTCACCTCGCTGGTGCTGGCCCTGCTGCAGGTCGGCGGCCATCCGTCCAAGGCGGCCGCCGATACGATCGAGCAGGTGCGCAACCTCGATGGCGACTTCAAGTTCGAAACCTATTTTTCGCTGTCCTGCCAGAACTGCCCCGACGTGGTGCAGGCGCTGAACCTGATGAGCGTGCTCAACCCGCGCATCCGGCACGTGGCGATCGACGGCGCGCTGTACCAGGACGAGGTGGAAAAGCGCCAGGTGATGTCGGTGCCCACCGTGTTCCTCAACGGCGAAGTGTTCGACCAGGGCCGCATGAGCCTGGAGCAGATCGTGGCCAGGCTCGACACCGGCTCCAGCGCCCGCGAAGCGGAGAAGATCAAGGCCAGGGACGCGTTCGACGTGCTCGTGGTCGGCGGCGGCCCGGCCGGCGCGGCGGCGGCGATCTATGCCGCGCGCAAGGGCATCCGCACCGGCGTGGCGGCCGAGCGCTTCGGCGGCCAGGTGCTGGACACCATGGCGATCGAGAACTTCATCTCGGTGCCCTATACCGAAGGCCCGAAGCTCGCCGCCGCGCTGGAGCAACACGTGCACGAATACGACGTGGACGTGATGAACCTGCAGCGCGCCGAGAAGCTGGTGCCAGCCAGCGACGCCACCGGTGGCCTGGTTGAAATCGAACTGGCCAACGGCGCCACGCTGAAGGCGAAGACGGTGATCCTCTCGACCGGCGCCCGCTGGCGGCAGATGGGCGTGCCCGGCGAAGACGAATACCGCAACAAGGGCGTGGCCTACTGCCCGCATTGCGACGGTCCGCTGTTCAAGGGCAAGCGCGTGGCGGTGATCGGCGGCGGCAACTCCGGCGTCGAGGCGGCGATCGACCTGGCCGGCATCGTGGCCCACGTCACCCTGATCGAATTCGACGGCAAACTGCGCGCCGACGAAGTCCTGCAGCGCAAGCTGCGCAGCCTGCCCAACGTCGACATCATCGTCAGCGCGCTGAGCACCGAGGTGCTGGGCGATGGCCAGCGGGTCAGCGCACTGGTCTATCGGGACCGTGCCAGCGAGCAGATGCACACGCTGGAACTGGAAGGCATCTTCGTGCAGATCGGCCTGCTGCCGAACACCGAATGGCTGAAGGGCACGCTGGAACTGTCCCCGCGCGGCGAGATCGTGATCGACGAACGCGGCCAGACCTCCCTGCCCGGCGTGTTCGCCGCCGGCGACGCCACCACAGTGCCGTACAAGCAGATCGTGATCGCGATGGGTGCCGGCTCCACGGCAGCGCTGAGCGCCTTTGATCACCTGATCCGCAGCCCGCTGGTGGTCACGGAAGACCGCAAGGAAGCGGTCGCCGCCTGA
- a CDS encoding D-(-)-3-hydroxybutyrate oligomer hydrolase produces MPEVDYGEVRVTEHRGRDDLLSAGLGLAGLAAAPLPFTDPLDPGAEELRRRAIQTSWKGIADLGPLGGYGTVYGAVPDVPGREYSAFARIPGARAPHRVLLQLPDNFDKQKRCLVVTASSGSRGIYGAISLAGAWGLPHGCAVAYTDKGTGTGYFDFADHSGVALDGRRAKKGDAALEFQPMPGPPVTGIAIKHMHSGDNPEAAWGRHVIQAAQFGLAMLDRAYPEEAPFTPQNTKIIATGISNGGGAVLQAAGLDHDGFFAGVVALEPNVHVKDRGRALYDYATEAAIWLPCALSAEQFAGVPMARGPRGVALPAWPIRCASLRAQGKLSGNTLAQQSAQVRDYLHARGWTDEAMDTAASTTAFDLWRVIAAGYASSYLRRGAGDMPCGFHYAAIGAGGAPGVADAATRAAWWAEGSGIPPGNGIGLYGGVNVSADPTLIGSECLRALWTGEDHEAQALHASVAETAARLPRADLPLWVLHGASDGLLPTVFSSEPYVEWLRDEGRRPIYWKVPHAQHFDAFLALPGFGERHVPLLPYGYVALDRLWGHLYEGKSWPVDAPAPAARPRGVGVLDRGKLGLP; encoded by the coding sequence ATGCCAGAGGTCGACTACGGGGAAGTGCGGGTGACCGAACATCGCGGTCGCGATGATCTGCTGAGTGCGGGGCTGGGCCTTGCCGGCCTGGCCGCTGCGCCGCTGCCCTTCACCGATCCACTCGACCCCGGCGCGGAAGAACTGCGGCGACGCGCGATCCAGACCAGCTGGAAGGGCATCGCCGACCTGGGTCCGCTGGGTGGCTACGGCACGGTCTACGGCGCGGTGCCCGACGTGCCCGGGCGCGAATACTCGGCGTTTGCCCGGATTCCCGGCGCACGCGCGCCGCATCGCGTATTGCTGCAGTTGCCGGACAACTTCGACAAGCAGAAACGCTGCCTGGTGGTGACGGCTTCCTCGGGCTCGCGCGGCATCTACGGCGCGATTTCGCTGGCCGGCGCGTGGGGCCTGCCGCACGGCTGCGCGGTGGCATATACCGACAAGGGCACCGGCACGGGCTACTTCGATTTCGCCGATCACAGCGGCGTGGCGCTGGACGGGCGTCGCGCGAAAAAGGGCGACGCCGCGCTGGAATTCCAGCCGATGCCGGGGCCGCCGGTCACCGGCATCGCGATCAAGCACATGCATTCGGGCGACAACCCGGAGGCGGCCTGGGGCAGGCACGTGATCCAGGCCGCGCAGTTCGGCCTGGCCATGCTCGATCGGGCGTATCCGGAAGAGGCGCCGTTTACGCCGCAGAACACGAAGATCATCGCCACCGGCATCTCCAATGGCGGCGGTGCGGTATTGCAGGCGGCCGGGCTGGATCACGACGGATTCTTCGCCGGCGTGGTCGCGCTGGAACCGAATGTGCACGTGAAGGATCGCGGTCGCGCGTTGTATGACTACGCCACCGAGGCGGCGATCTGGCTGCCCTGCGCCCTGAGCGCGGAACAGTTTGCCGGCGTACCGATGGCGCGCGGGCCACGCGGCGTGGCGTTGCCGGCATGGCCGATCCGCTGCGCCAGCCTGCGGGCCCAAGGCAAGCTCAGTGGCAACACGCTGGCGCAGCAGTCCGCGCAGGTGCGGGACTATCTGCATGCGCGTGGCTGGACCGACGAGGCGATGGACACGGCGGCCAGCACCACGGCGTTCGACCTGTGGCGGGTGATCGCGGCGGGCTACGCATCGTCCTACCTGCGGCGCGGCGCGGGCGACATGCCTTGCGGATTTCACTACGCGGCGATCGGTGCCGGTGGCGCGCCGGGCGTGGCGGACGCCGCGACGCGGGCAGCATGGTGGGCCGAGGGTTCGGGCATTCCCCCGGGCAACGGCATCGGGCTTTACGGCGGCGTCAATGTATCGGCCGATCCGACCCTGATCGGCAGCGAATGCCTGCGCGCGCTGTGGACCGGCGAAGACCACGAGGCGCAGGCGCTGCACGCTTCGGTGGCCGAAACCGCCGCTCGCCTGCCGCGGGCGGACCTGCCGCTGTGGGTGCTGCACGGCGCCAGCGACGGCTTGCTGCCCACGGTTTTCAGTTCCGAGCCGTACGTGGAATGGCTGCGCGACGAAGGGCGCCGGCCGATCTACTGGAAGGTGCCGCATGCGCAGCACTTCGATGCGTTCCTCGCCCTGCCAGGTTTCGGCGAGCGCCACGTGCCGCTGCTGCCCTACGGCTACGTGGCGCTGGATCGGTTGTGGGGGCACCTGTACGAGGGCAAGTCATGGCCGGTCGATGCGCCGGCGCCCGCGGCCCGGCCGCGTGGCGTCGGTGTGCTCGACCGCGGCAAACTGGGCCTGCCCTGA
- a CDS encoding MerR family transcriptional regulator has product MLLTVGELARRCGLTVRTLHHYDTIGLLTPSVRSAAGYRHYDRANIERLHRIQALRQLGLSLADIGKALSGPLQPLAEVVDRQITQIDRELAEGTRLRERLVHLRAQLAHGQSPDLADWLDTLELMTMYEKYFSPEELKTLPLHTDPDVLTDWSALVSAVQSAMDRGATPDDPDAQILAQQWMTMVGRGTGGNPAFLMRLHAMNENEPGLRERSGITRELEQFVEQSMVAGRLAIFERYLTPHDMPRMRELYGRQMYAWPPLIAELRQAIADHLPADDPHARQLATRWMALFRAYAGDDPATHARIREAYAREPDLRSGSAVDDTLLDYVRQALKGPARSSH; this is encoded by the coding sequence ATGTTGTTGACCGTGGGCGAACTCGCCAGGCGCTGCGGACTGACCGTCCGTACGCTGCACCATTACGACACCATCGGCCTGCTGACCCCGTCGGTGCGCTCCGCTGCCGGCTATCGACACTACGACCGGGCGAACATCGAACGCCTGCACCGTATCCAGGCCCTGCGTCAGTTGGGCCTGTCGCTGGCCGACATCGGCAAAGCCCTGTCCGGACCGCTGCAGCCATTGGCCGAGGTGGTCGACCGGCAGATCACGCAGATCGACCGCGAGCTCGCCGAAGGCACCCGCCTGCGCGAGCGCCTGGTGCATCTGCGCGCGCAGCTGGCGCACGGACAGTCCCCCGACCTGGCCGACTGGCTGGACACGCTGGAGCTGATGACGATGTACGAGAAGTATTTCTCACCCGAGGAACTGAAGACCCTGCCGCTGCACACCGACCCGGACGTGCTGACCGACTGGAGCGCCCTGGTCAGCGCCGTGCAATCGGCGATGGACCGCGGCGCCACGCCGGACGATCCCGACGCGCAGATCCTGGCGCAACAGTGGATGACGATGGTCGGCCGCGGCACCGGCGGCAATCCCGCCTTCCTGATGCGCCTGCATGCGATGAACGAGAACGAGCCCGGCCTGCGCGAACGCAGCGGCATCACCCGCGAGCTGGAGCAGTTCGTGGAGCAGTCGATGGTCGCGGGGCGGCTGGCGATCTTCGAGCGCTACCTCACGCCGCACGACATGCCGCGCATGCGCGAGCTTTACGGCCGGCAGATGTACGCGTGGCCGCCACTGATCGCCGAACTGCGCCAGGCGATCGCCGACCATCTGCCTGCCGACGATCCGCATGCGCGACAGCTGGCGACGCGCTGGATGGCATTGTTCCGCGCCTACGCCGGCGATGATCCGGCGACGCACGCCCGCATCCGCGAGGCCTACGCCAGGGAACCGGACCTGCGCAGCGGCAGCGCGGTGGACGACACGCTGCTGGACTACGTGCGGCAGGCATTGAAAGGCCCGGCGCGCTCGTCGCACTGA
- a CDS encoding response regulator transcription factor: MTSLLIADDHPLFRAALRLAANDSLPGCEIREAADLAGALQLLSGAPDIDLVLLDLHMPGSQGLSGLAALRGQHPGVAVLVVSAHDEPRIVRRVLDHGAAGFIPKSASPVEIGEAIRSVLDCGTWLPPDLAEAVATLPADPADTDLASRLARLTEQQSRVLALLAEGLLNKQIADRLAIQERTVKAHVTAIFEKLKVRNRTQAGMLLKSLELGEPARIA; this comes from the coding sequence ATGACCAGCCTGCTGATTGCCGACGACCATCCCCTGTTTCGCGCCGCGCTGCGGCTGGCCGCGAACGATAGCCTGCCCGGCTGCGAGATCCGGGAGGCGGCTGACCTTGCCGGAGCGCTGCAGCTGCTGTCTGGCGCACCGGATATCGACCTGGTCCTGCTCGACCTGCACATGCCCGGCAGCCAGGGCCTGTCCGGCCTGGCCGCCTTGCGCGGCCAGCACCCCGGTGTGGCCGTGCTGGTGGTCTCCGCCCACGACGAGCCGCGCATCGTGCGCCGCGTGCTCGATCACGGCGCCGCCGGCTTCATCCCCAAGAGCGCCAGTCCTGTCGAAATCGGCGAGGCGATCCGCAGCGTGCTCGATTGCGGCACCTGGCTGCCGCCCGATCTCGCCGAGGCCGTCGCCACCCTGCCCGCCGATCCCGCCGACACCGACCTCGCCAGCCGCCTGGCCCGCCTCACCGAACAGCAATCGCGCGTGCTGGCCCTGCTGGCCGAAGGCCTGCTCAACAAGCAGATCGCCGACCGGCTGGCGATCCAGGAGCGCACGGTGAAGGCGCACGTCACCGCGATTTTCGAGAAGCTGAAGGTGCGCAACCGGACCCAGGCGGGGATGCTGCTGAAGTCGCTGGAACTGGGCGAACCGGCGCGAATTGCGTAA
- a CDS encoding peptidylprolyl isomerase, translating to MTINVTFTTNRGPIHLRLHEDKAPVTVANFVNLAKRGYYDGLSFHRVIADFMIQGGCPEGSGRGGPGYKFEDEFNASLKHDKPGVLSMANAGPRTNGSQFFITHGPTPWLDGKHSVFGEVVDAADMNVVNAISQGDTIEKVTVDGDVDALLAAQSDRVKEWNAVLDQRG from the coding sequence ATGACCATCAATGTCACCTTCACCACCAACCGCGGCCCGATCCACCTGCGCCTGCATGAAGACAAGGCGCCGGTCACGGTGGCCAACTTCGTCAACCTGGCAAAGCGTGGCTACTACGACGGCCTGTCGTTCCATCGCGTGATCGCCGACTTCATGATCCAGGGCGGTTGCCCCGAGGGCAGCGGTCGCGGCGGTCCGGGCTACAAGTTCGAGGACGAGTTCAACGCCTCGCTGAAGCACGACAAGCCGGGCGTGCTGTCGATGGCCAACGCCGGTCCGCGCACCAACGGCAGCCAGTTCTTCATCACCCATGGCCCGACCCCGTGGCTGGACGGCAAGCACAGCGTGTTCGGCGAAGTGGTCGATGCCGCCGACATGAACGTGGTCAACGCGATCAGCCAGGGCGACACGATCGAGAAGGTCACCGTGGACGGCGACGTCGATGCCCTGCTGGCGGCGCAGTCGGATCGCGTCAAGGAATGGAACGCGGTGCTCGACCAGCGCGGCTGA
- the prpE gene encoding propionate--CoA ligase, producing MRYEEFYRQSVDEPESFWAEQARLIHWETPLRQILDQSNPPFRRWFVGGTTNLCYNAVDRHLAERAEQLALVAISSETEATREFTYRQLHREVNTFAAVLQSLDVGKGDRVVIYLPNIAEAVFAMLACARIGAIHSVVFGGFAAHNLALRIDDAQPKLLVAADAGMRAGKVIPYKPLVDAALNEASAPPPHVLIIDRGLDPQMTRVAGRDLDYASLRVQHADAEVPVAWLESNEPSYLLYTSGTTGKPKGVQRDVGGYAVAMALSIRCVFDIAPGQVMFSTSDVGWAVGHSYNVYGPLIGGATSLLYEGLPTRPDAGIWWQLCERYKVRTMFSSPTAIRVLKKQDESWLKKHDLSTLKWLFLAGEPLDEPTAQWITGALGVPVIDNYWQTETGWPAITLMPGLDLKTVKFGSPGLPAPGYRMKVIDENTGAEVPHGTKGVLVLQLPLPPGCLSTIWRDDDRYVYSYFSHFKELLYSSLDWAVRDEDGYTFVLGRTDDVINVAGHRLGTREIEESVASHPAVAEAAVVGVRDELKGQVPIVFATLKRDAGDGAAAVAKAMQQRVVDQLGGVARPSRIYVVNALPKTRSGKLLRRSLQALAEQRDPGDLSTLDDPGALEDIRRALEHGPDQGS from the coding sequence ATGCGCTACGAGGAGTTCTACCGGCAGTCGGTCGACGAGCCGGAGTCGTTCTGGGCCGAGCAGGCGCGGCTGATTCACTGGGAGACGCCGCTGCGGCAGATCCTCGATCAGTCGAACCCGCCGTTCCGGCGCTGGTTCGTGGGCGGCACGACCAACCTCTGCTACAACGCGGTCGATCGCCACCTGGCCGAGCGCGCGGAGCAGCTGGCGCTGGTGGCGATTTCCAGCGAGACCGAGGCCACCCGCGAGTTCACCTATCGCCAGCTGCATCGCGAGGTGAACACGTTTGCCGCGGTGCTGCAGTCGCTGGACGTGGGCAAGGGCGATCGGGTGGTGATCTACCTGCCGAACATCGCCGAGGCGGTGTTCGCGATGCTGGCCTGCGCGCGGATCGGCGCGATCCATTCGGTGGTGTTCGGCGGCTTTGCGGCGCACAACCTGGCGCTGCGCATCGACGACGCGCAACCGAAGCTGCTGGTTGCCGCCGACGCCGGCATGCGCGCGGGCAAGGTGATCCCGTACAAGCCGCTGGTCGATGCGGCGCTGAACGAGGCGTCGGCACCGCCGCCGCATGTGCTGATCATCGACCGCGGGCTGGATCCGCAGATGACCCGGGTGGCCGGGCGCGATCTGGACTACGCCAGCCTGCGAGTGCAGCACGCGGATGCCGAGGTGCCGGTGGCCTGGCTGGAATCGAACGAGCCGAGCTACCTGCTGTATACCTCGGGCACCACCGGCAAGCCCAAGGGCGTGCAGCGTGACGTGGGCGGTTATGCGGTGGCGATGGCCTTGTCGATCCGCTGCGTGTTCGACATCGCGCCGGGACAGGTGATGTTCTCCACCTCCGACGTGGGCTGGGCGGTGGGTCATTCCTACAACGTCTATGGCCCGTTGATCGGCGGCGCCACCAGCTTGTTGTACGAGGGCCTGCCGACGCGGCCCGATGCAGGCATCTGGTGGCAGCTGTGCGAGCGCTACAAGGTGCGCACCATGTTCTCCTCGCCCACCGCGATCCGCGTGCTGAAGAAGCAGGACGAGAGCTGGCTGAAGAAGCACGACCTGTCGACACTGAAGTGGCTGTTCCTCGCCGGCGAGCCGCTGGACGAGCCGACCGCACAGTGGATCACCGGCGCGCTGGGCGTGCCGGTGATCGACAACTACTGGCAGACCGAAACCGGCTGGCCGGCGATCACCCTGATGCCCGGGCTGGATCTGAAGACGGTGAAATTCGGCTCGCCCGGCCTGCCGGCGCCGGGCTACCGGATGAAGGTGATCGACGAGAACACCGGCGCGGAAGTACCCCACGGCACCAAGGGCGTGCTGGTGCTGCAGCTGCCGTTGCCGCCAGGCTGCCTCAGCACCATCTGGCGTGACGACGACCGCTACGTGTACAGCTATTTCAGCCACTTCAAGGAGCTGCTGTACAGCTCGCTGGACTGGGCGGTGCGCGATGAGGACGGCTACACCTTCGTGCTTGGCCGCACCGACGACGTGATCAACGTGGCCGGCCATCGCCTGGGCACTCGCGAGATCGAGGAGTCGGTGGCCAGCCATCCGGCGGTGGCCGAGGCGGCCGTGGTCGGCGTGAGGGACGAGCTGAAGGGGCAGGTGCCGATCGTGTTCGCCACGTTGAAACGGGATGCCGGTGATGGTGCCGCCGCGGTGGCGAAGGCCATGCAGCAGCGCGTGGTCGACCAGCTTGGCGGCGTGGCAAGGCCGTCACGCATCTATGTGGTGAATGCCTTGCCGAAGACCCGTTCCGGCAAACTGCTGCGCCGCTCGTTGCAGGCGTTGGCGGAGCAGCGCGATCCGGGCGATCTGTCCACGCTGGATGATCCGGGGGCGCTGGAGGACATTCGCCGGGCGCTGGAACACGGGCCCGATCAAGGCAGCTGA
- a CDS encoding pyridoxal phosphate-dependent aminotransferase, producing MPQLAQRVGRAKPSAIMVIAEKAKQLKAAGRDIISFSIGVPNFLPGEHVYAAARESLSHDSGQYGSNRGADALLDAFLKHIEALGFSGYGRTNLSIGIGAKHVLYNLAEALLDEGDEICFAAPYWTTYRDIADIVGAKVNVMHCGSEQNYKLTPAQLDAALVRKPKVFLFNNPSNPTGMVYTGAEIAALAEVLARHPDTWVITDDIYNSMVFDGIGYHNFVFAKPELKERVIFVDSVSKTYGMPGWRVGLIAAPEAVAKAVTTLNSNHITSLPEVITAAAVAALSGPQDVPQAKCEEFAGRRDTVFAALSAIPGVVCPRPQGAFYAFPDVSVAFGKSHHGVAINNDVEFCAALLEAKGVACVPGSAFGEPRAMRISYTCPAAQLQPGLQRIAEFFAELN from the coding sequence ATGCCCCAGCTCGCCCAGCGTGTCGGCCGCGCCAAACCCAGCGCGATCATGGTGATTGCCGAGAAGGCGAAACAGCTCAAGGCTGCCGGCCGCGACATCATCAGCTTCTCCATCGGCGTACCGAACTTCCTGCCGGGCGAACACGTTTATGCCGCCGCACGCGAGTCGCTGTCGCATGACTCCGGCCAGTACGGCAGCAACCGCGGCGCCGACGCGCTGCTGGATGCATTCCTGAAGCACATCGAAGCACTGGGTTTTTCCGGCTATGGGCGCACGAACCTGTCGATCGGCATCGGCGCCAAGCACGTGCTGTACAACCTGGCCGAGGCGCTGCTGGACGAGGGCGATGAGATCTGTTTCGCCGCGCCGTACTGGACCACGTACCGCGACATCGCCGACATCGTGGGCGCAAAGGTCAACGTGATGCATTGCGGATCGGAGCAGAACTACAAGCTCACTCCGGCCCAGCTCGACGCCGCGCTGGTGCGCAAGCCCAAGGTGTTCCTGTTCAACAATCCGTCCAACCCCACCGGCATGGTCTACACCGGCGCGGAGATCGCGGCGCTGGCCGAGGTGCTGGCGAGGCACCCGGATACCTGGGTGATCACCGACGACATCTACAACTCGATGGTGTTCGACGGCATCGGCTACCACAACTTCGTGTTCGCCAAGCCCGAGCTGAAGGAACGGGTGATCTTCGTCGATTCGGTGTCCAAGACCTACGGCATGCCGGGCTGGCGCGTGGGCCTGATCGCGGCGCCGGAAGCGGTGGCGAAGGCCGTCACCACGTTGAACTCCAACCACATCACCAGCCTGCCGGAAGTGATCACCGCCGCAGCCGTGGCGGCGCTGAGCGGACCGCAGGATGTCCCGCAGGCCAAGTGCGAGGAATTCGCTGGCCGTCGCGACACCGTGTTTGCCGCGCTCAGCGCGATTCCCGGCGTGGTCTGCCCGCGGCCGCAGGGTGCGTTCTACGCATTTCCCGACGTTTCGGTGGCCTTCGGCAAGAGCCACCACGGCGTGGCGATCAACAACGACGTGGAATTCTGCGCCGCGCTGCTGGAGGCCAAGGGCGTCGCCTGCGTGCCCGGTTCCGCCTTTGGCGAGCCGCGTGCGATGCGCATCTCGTACACCTGTCCGGCTGCACAATTGCAGCCGGGCCTGCAACGCATTGCCGAGTTTTTCGCCGAGCTGAATTGA
- a CDS encoding GlsB/YeaQ/YmgE family stress response membrane protein, with protein MHWLWVFVIGLIVGLVAKLLMPGKDPGGFIITAIIGIAGSLLATWVGQNVFGWYQEGQSAGFIASVIGAIVLLLIYHLLKRKSA; from the coding sequence ATGCACTGGCTTTGGGTATTCGTGATTGGACTGATCGTCGGCCTGGTGGCCAAGCTGCTGATGCCGGGCAAGGACCCGGGCGGCTTCATCATCACCGCCATCATCGGCATTGCCGGCTCGCTGCTCGCCACCTGGGTCGGCCAGAACGTGTTTGGCTGGTACCAGGAGGGGCAATCGGCCGGTTTCATCGCTTCGGTGATCGGTGCGATCGTGTTGCTGCTGATCTACCACTTGCTCAAGCGCAAGTCCGCCTGA
- a CDS encoding malate dehydrogenase, giving the protein MKAPVRVAVTGAAGQIGYALLFRIAAGDMLGPDQPVILHLLEITPALPSLQGVVMELNDCAFPTLAGVVATDDANVAFKDVDYALLVGARPRGPGMERKDLLEANGAIFGPQGKAINDHARRDVKVLVVGNPANTNALIAQQNAPDLDPKCFTAMVRLDHNRAKAQLAEKTGKHNTDVKKMTIWGNHSSTQYPDLSQTTVDGKPALSLIDQAWYESDFIPTVQQRGAAIIKARGASSAASAASAAIDHMRSWALGTAEGDWVSMGIPSDGSYGIAPGVIYGYPVTVKDGKYTIVQDLPVSDFSRARMDATDKELREERAGVEHLFAK; this is encoded by the coding sequence ATGAAAGCCCCCGTTCGCGTTGCCGTTACCGGCGCTGCCGGCCAGATCGGTTATGCCTTGCTGTTCCGTATCGCCGCCGGCGACATGCTGGGCCCGGACCAGCCGGTGATCCTGCACCTGCTGGAAATCACCCCGGCCTTGCCGTCGCTGCAGGGCGTGGTGATGGAATTGAACGATTGCGCCTTCCCGACCCTGGCCGGCGTGGTCGCCACCGACGATGCCAACGTCGCCTTCAAGGACGTCGACTATGCGCTGCTGGTCGGCGCCCGTCCGCGCGGCCCGGGCATGGAGCGCAAGGATCTGCTGGAAGCGAACGGTGCGATCTTCGGTCCGCAGGGCAAGGCGATCAATGACCACGCCAGGCGCGACGTGAAGGTGCTGGTGGTCGGCAACCCGGCCAACACCAATGCGCTGATCGCCCAGCAGAACGCGCCGGACCTGGACCCGAAGTGCTTCACCGCGATGGTCCGCCTGGACCACAACCGCGCCAAGGCGCAGCTGGCCGAGAAGACCGGCAAGCACAACACCGACGTCAAGAAGATGACGATCTGGGGCAACCACAGCTCCACCCAGTATCCGGACCTGTCGCAGACCACCGTCGACGGCAAGCCGGCGCTGAGCCTGATCGACCAGGCCTGGTACGAGAGCGACTTCATCCCGACCGTGCAGCAGCGCGGCGCGGCGATCATCAAGGCGCGCGGCGCCTCGTCCGCGGCCTCCGCCGCGTCGGCCGCGATCGACCACATGCGCTCGTGGGCACTGGGCACGGCCGAGGGCGACTGGGTTTCGATGGGCATTCCGTCCGACGGTTCCTACGGCATCGCCCCGGGCGTTATCTACGGCTACCCGGTGACGGTGAAGGACGGCAAGTACACGATCGTGCAGGACCTGCCGGTCAGCGACTTCTCGCGCGCCCGCATGGATGCCACCGACAAGGAACTGCGCGAGGAGCGCGCCGGCGTCGAGCATCTGTTCGCGAAGTAA